In Microbacterium esteraromaticum, the following proteins share a genomic window:
- a CDS encoding TasA family protein has product MNETTTTAAAPAKSRKRLAIVPLAGLLVAAAVAVGSGADFVSNSVNTANAFSTGTLSQQNSKADKAIFDLANLKPGDTLNGSVTITNSGSLPASFTLTENAVNGFVKADNLTLVITRAGTATPVWSGTFGALTKAGPLDLGTFAAGEKRDYTFSTTLAQSADNTEQGKTAKATYTWDAKQGVAETVNQ; this is encoded by the coding sequence ATGAACGAGACCACCACCACCGCAGCCGCCCCCGCCAAGTCGCGCAAGCGTCTCGCCATCGTGCCGCTCGCCGGCCTGCTCGTCGCAGCGGCGGTCGCGGTCGGCTCTGGCGCCGACTTCGTGTCGAACTCGGTCAACACCGCCAACGCGTTCAGCACCGGCACCCTTTCGCAGCAGAACTCGAAGGCCGACAAGGCGATCTTCGATCTCGCGAACCTCAAGCCCGGCGACACCCTCAACGGCTCGGTGACCATCACCAACTCCGGCAGCCTGCCCGCATCGTTCACCCTCACCGAGAACGCGGTGAACGGCTTCGTGAAGGCCGACAACCTCACCCTCGTCATCACCCGCGCCGGCACGGCGACCCCCGTGTGGTCGGGAACGTTCGGTGCGCTCACCAAGGCCGGCCCGCTCGACCTCGGCACGTTCGCCGCCGGCGAGAAGCGCGACTACACCTTCAGCACCACCCTCGCGCAGAGCGCCGACAACACCGAGCAGGGCAAGACGGCGAAGGCGACCTACACCTGGGATGCCAAGCAGGGCGTGGCCGAGACGGTCAACCAGTAA
- a CDS encoding signal peptidase I, translated as MSTARTTRVIGTTLMTITVLIATAIAALMLVPSVLGFDRYVITGGSMSGTFERGTVVYERQVPVADLEVGDIITYIPPADSGIDEPVTHRILSITDDPAVQGGRILRTQGDANASADPWTFTLAATVQPRVEGWVPGIGWIFIVLSMPGIRMLAIGLPAAIIAALFLRDLVRSLRG; from the coding sequence ATGAGCACTGCGCGGACGACCCGAGTGATCGGCACCACCCTGATGACGATCACCGTCCTCATCGCCACGGCGATCGCAGCGCTCATGCTCGTCCCGTCCGTGCTCGGCTTCGACCGCTACGTCATCACCGGCGGATCGATGTCGGGCACGTTCGAGCGCGGCACCGTCGTCTACGAGCGGCAGGTGCCCGTCGCCGACCTGGAGGTCGGCGACATCATCACGTACATCCCGCCGGCAGACTCGGGCATCGACGAGCCCGTCACCCACCGCATCCTGTCGATCACCGACGACCCCGCCGTCCAGGGCGGGCGCATCCTGCGCACGCAGGGCGACGCCAACGCGAGCGCCGACCCGTGGACCTTCACCTTGGCGGCGACGGTTCAGCCGCGCGTCGAGGGATGGGTTCCGGGGATCGGCTGGATCTTCATCGTGCTGTCGATGCCGGGCATCCGGATGCTGGCCATCGGCCTTCCTGCCGCGATCATCGCCGCACTCTTCCTGCGCGACCTGGTCCGCAGCCTGCGCGGCTGA
- a CDS encoding Ig-like domain-containing protein produces MTEGRAATMPGTALRSTALAVLLCALLAVAGLNGLRFSTAAYTSQSTNTASTVGAAADWTPPTVSVVAPSAPLKGAAALTVNAADGETGVKTVVVQSQPVGGSTWTTLCSLTASPYTCTWQTATVADGAYDVRAIATDNSGYSTTSAVVRVSVSNAFGIVLTDPGDVLRGTVPLQASLQNADMLAAYNLTFEYSVAGSGRWTTISVGCPNLLGGATCTRDWSTTGIASGTYDLRAKATPLLGATVYSTVYTDITIDNTAPTVSMTTPTSPLSGAVTLSATAADADSGIASVTIQYQAVGGAWTTACVVTESPYSCRFSTVGLANGSYIFRAVAADLAGNTTTSASTASRTIDNTMSSVSLDDPAAYLSGTTTLTAQANSTAGVSSVTIQYAPAGTTSWATVCTRTAAPYSCSWNTTTVADGAYDLRAVLVDGAGKTTTSAIVTNRRVDNAPVRGADVQTANGAGTAGRVDVGDSITFTYSKQMSPASIAAGWNGGSTAVTLRLRDGGLTGVGTGSAADSVDVLIGSSPVNLGSVNLRGDYIKTGKTSTYAATMTATTVTVNGASVTVVTVTVGSLTSGGAVRTATTSGAMIWTPSTNATDLTGAHSTNAPVTETGALDREF; encoded by the coding sequence ATGACCGAAGGAAGGGCCGCGACCATGCCCGGCACCGCTCTGCGCAGCACCGCACTCGCGGTCCTGCTCTGCGCGCTGCTGGCCGTCGCCGGCCTGAACGGGCTGCGGTTCTCGACCGCGGCGTACACGTCGCAGTCGACCAACACCGCGAGCACGGTCGGCGCCGCCGCCGACTGGACTCCCCCGACCGTGAGCGTCGTCGCCCCCTCAGCCCCCCTGAAGGGCGCGGCGGCGCTCACTGTGAACGCCGCAGACGGCGAGACCGGCGTGAAGACCGTCGTCGTGCAGTCGCAGCCCGTCGGCGGCTCGACCTGGACGACGCTCTGCTCGCTCACCGCCTCGCCGTACACCTGCACCTGGCAGACCGCGACGGTCGCCGACGGCGCCTACGACGTGCGCGCCATCGCCACCGACAACTCCGGGTACTCGACGACGTCCGCCGTGGTGCGCGTGAGCGTCAGCAACGCGTTCGGCATCGTGCTCACCGACCCGGGTGATGTGCTGCGCGGCACCGTGCCGCTTCAGGCCAGCCTGCAGAACGCCGACATGCTCGCCGCCTACAACCTGACGTTCGAGTACTCGGTCGCAGGTTCAGGACGATGGACCACGATCAGCGTCGGCTGCCCCAACCTGCTGGGCGGCGCGACCTGCACGCGCGACTGGTCGACGACCGGCATCGCGAGCGGAACCTACGATCTGCGAGCCAAGGCGACGCCGCTTCTGGGCGCCACCGTGTATTCGACCGTCTACACCGACATCACGATCGACAACACCGCCCCGACGGTGTCGATGACGACTCCGACCTCGCCGCTCAGCGGCGCCGTGACGCTGAGCGCGACGGCCGCGGACGCCGACTCGGGCATCGCCTCGGTGACGATCCAGTACCAGGCGGTCGGCGGGGCATGGACGACCGCGTGCGTCGTGACCGAGTCGCCGTACTCCTGCCGCTTCAGCACTGTCGGACTCGCGAACGGCTCGTACATCTTCCGTGCCGTCGCCGCCGACCTCGCCGGCAACACCACGACGTCGGCCTCGACCGCGAGCCGCACCATCGACAACACGATGTCGTCGGTGTCGCTGGATGACCCGGCCGCCTACCTCTCAGGAACCACGACGCTGACCGCCCAGGCGAACTCCACCGCCGGAGTCTCGTCGGTGACGATCCAGTACGCCCCGGCCGGCACCACGAGCTGGGCGACCGTCTGCACGCGCACCGCCGCACCGTACTCGTGCTCGTGGAACACCACGACCGTCGCCGATGGCGCTTACGACCTGCGCGCCGTGCTCGTCGACGGCGCAGGCAAGACGACGACCTCGGCCATCGTGACGAACCGTCGCGTCGACAACGCCCCGGTTCGCGGTGCAGACGTCCAGACCGCCAACGGCGCGGGCACGGCCGGCCGCGTGGACGTGGGCGACTCGATCACCTTCACGTACAGCAAGCAGATGAGCCCGGCGAGCATCGCCGCAGGCTGGAACGGCGGCTCGACGGCCGTGACCCTGCGCCTGCGCGACGGCGGGCTGACCGGCGTCGGCACCGGCTCCGCAGCCGACAGCGTCGACGTGCTCATCGGCAGCAGCCCCGTGAACCTGGGATCGGTCAACCTGCGCGGCGACTACATCAAGACCGGCAAGACCTCGACCTACGCGGCGACGATGACCGCGACGACCGTGACCGTCAACGGTGCATCGGTGACCGTGGTCACCGTCACCGTCGGATCGCTCACCTCGGGCGGCGCTGTCCGCACCGCGACGACCAGCGGCGCCATGATCTGGACGCCGTCGACCAACGCCACCGATCTCACCGGTGCGCACAGCACGAACGCCCCGGTCACCGAGACCGGCGCACTCGACAGGGAGTTCTGA
- a CDS encoding response regulator transcription factor has product MGRRILVVEDDDGIAVPLLRTLDREGYVVERVADGGSALERAGDDVDLVVLDLGLPDMDGLDVCRRLREQDFAGGIVILTARDGELDRVVGLDVGADDYIPKPFALAELLARLRALLRRSGAPVPVSPVETGHPDATAAAPAPTLVVDVAARRVLVGTREIALSTKEFDLLAQLDATRGAVVTRERLMDQVWDENWFGSTKTLDVTVARLRQKLEESGADVRITTLRGVGFRLDEGADA; this is encoded by the coding sequence GTGGGGCGAAGAATCCTGGTGGTCGAAGACGACGACGGCATCGCGGTGCCGCTGCTGCGCACCCTCGACCGCGAGGGCTACGTGGTCGAGCGGGTCGCCGACGGGGGTTCTGCGCTCGAGCGCGCAGGTGACGACGTCGACCTCGTGGTGCTCGATCTCGGCCTCCCCGACATGGACGGTCTCGACGTGTGCCGGCGCCTGCGCGAGCAGGACTTCGCGGGAGGCATCGTCATCCTCACTGCGCGAGACGGCGAACTCGACCGCGTGGTCGGGCTCGACGTCGGCGCAGACGACTACATCCCCAAGCCGTTCGCGCTGGCCGAGCTGCTCGCGCGCCTGCGCGCGCTGCTTCGCCGCAGCGGAGCCCCCGTCCCGGTCTCGCCCGTCGAGACCGGGCATCCGGATGCCACCGCCGCGGCCCCCGCGCCGACGCTCGTCGTCGATGTCGCGGCGCGACGCGTGCTCGTCGGCACGCGCGAGATCGCGCTGAGCACCAAGGAGTTCGACCTGCTCGCCCAGCTCGACGCCACGCGCGGCGCGGTCGTCACCCGCGAGCGGCTGATGGACCAGGTGTGGGACGAGAACTGGTTCGGATCGACCAAGACACTCGACGTGACGGTCGCCCGACTGCGCCAGAAGCTCGAGGAGTCGGGGGCGGACGTGCGCATCACGACGCTGCGAGGCGTCGGCTTCAGGCTCGATGAGGGCGCCGATGCGTAG
- a CDS encoding sensor histidine kinase, translated as MRRRLIVAFLTLALGIIVLYGVPRIIMVADLVHASETQYAGRMAGVVAAVIDDRGEPVDEAFLASLLTDGESVEYLPASGEAVRAGGTPAAGDITRSADVAGGGTVAFTRSGEIVADRVTTAVAPVIFIGIGLLAVSTVVAVLLARNLSRPFLKILETVRDIGRGDLRPSSERLPTPEARAIDAALRDSAATLENRIRREHEFAANASHQLRTPITALRLELEDLSLWPQTAPVVREQLDHAVREIDRLADAISQLLEFARGETPGSGTFEPLGEAIRAAAARWTAQAEASGRRIRVGSADAALGDAPAATSQILDVLLHNALKHGSGEITISGSRRAEYVTVQVADEGQRPAGNQIFQRGATQRNATSGEGIGLALSAELAESLGGHLLLEGTAMTTFSLILPARA; from the coding sequence ATGCGTAGGCGTCTCATCGTCGCCTTCCTCACCCTGGCGCTGGGCATCATCGTGCTCTACGGCGTGCCGCGCATCATCATGGTCGCCGACCTCGTGCACGCCTCCGAGACCCAGTACGCCGGGCGGATGGCAGGAGTGGTCGCCGCCGTGATCGACGATCGCGGCGAGCCCGTCGACGAGGCGTTCCTCGCGTCGCTGCTCACCGATGGCGAGAGCGTCGAGTACCTCCCGGCGAGCGGCGAAGCCGTGCGGGCCGGCGGCACGCCCGCCGCAGGCGACATCACGCGCTCCGCCGATGTCGCCGGAGGAGGCACCGTCGCGTTCACCCGCTCAGGCGAGATCGTCGCCGACCGCGTCACCACCGCCGTCGCACCGGTCATCTTCATCGGCATCGGCCTGCTCGCCGTCTCGACGGTCGTGGCCGTGCTGCTCGCCCGCAACCTGTCGCGCCCGTTCCTGAAGATCCTCGAGACCGTGCGCGATATCGGCAGAGGAGATCTGCGACCCTCGTCGGAGCGGTTGCCGACGCCCGAGGCGCGCGCCATCGACGCCGCGCTGCGCGACAGCGCCGCGACGCTCGAGAACCGGATCCGCCGCGAGCACGAGTTCGCCGCCAACGCCTCGCACCAGCTGCGGACCCCGATCACCGCGCTCCGCCTCGAGCTCGAAGATCTGTCGCTGTGGCCGCAGACCGCACCGGTGGTGCGCGAGCAGCTGGACCATGCCGTGCGCGAGATCGACCGGCTCGCCGATGCCATCTCGCAGCTGCTCGAGTTCGCCAGGGGTGAGACCCCCGGCTCGGGCACCTTCGAGCCGCTCGGCGAGGCGATCCGGGCCGCCGCCGCACGATGGACCGCGCAGGCGGAGGCATCCGGGCGTCGCATCCGGGTCGGCTCAGCCGATGCTGCGCTCGGCGATGCGCCCGCGGCGACCTCGCAGATCCTCGATGTTCTGCTGCACAACGCACTGAAACACGGCAGCGGTGAGATCACGATCAGCGGTTCGCGACGCGCCGAATATGTGACCGTGCAGGTGGCCGACGAGGGCCAGCGCCCCGCTGGCAACCAGATCTTCCAGCGCGGTGCCACCCAGCGCAACGCCACCTCGGGAGAGGGCATCGGCCTCGCCCTCTCAGCCGAGCTGGCCGAGAGCCTGGGCGGTCACCTGCTGCTCGAGGGCACGGCGATGACCACGTTCTCGCTGATCCTGCCCGCCCGCGCCTGA
- a CDS encoding response regulator, whose amino-acid sequence MTDRIRVLLVDDQPLIRLGFRMVLDAEADVDVIGEAADGAEAIAQVAAIGPDVVLMDIRMPGTDGIAATDAIVRSHPGTRVLVLTTFDLDEYAFAAIRAGASGFLLKDAERHELVAAVRAVHRGDGVLAPRVTRALLDRVSGQIEVAPTASGAVADPTSELTEREREVFLAIAQGLTNGEIAQRFFLGESTVKTHVGRVLAKLGARDRIHLVILAYEAGLV is encoded by the coding sequence GTGACCGATCGGATCCGCGTCCTGCTCGTCGACGACCAGCCACTCATCCGGCTCGGTTTCCGGATGGTCCTCGACGCCGAGGCCGACGTCGACGTGATCGGAGAGGCCGCCGACGGCGCCGAGGCGATCGCGCAGGTCGCGGCCATCGGCCCCGACGTGGTGCTGATGGACATCCGGATGCCCGGAACCGACGGCATAGCCGCGACGGATGCCATCGTGCGCAGTCACCCAGGCACCAGGGTGCTCGTGCTGACCACGTTCGACCTCGACGAGTACGCGTTCGCGGCGATCCGCGCCGGCGCGAGCGGCTTCCTGCTGAAGGACGCCGAGCGGCACGAGCTCGTCGCCGCCGTGCGCGCCGTGCACCGCGGTGACGGCGTGCTCGCTCCGCGCGTGACGCGGGCACTGCTCGACAGGGTCTCGGGGCAGATCGAGGTCGCGCCAACGGCATCCGGAGCGGTCGCCGACCCGACCTCGGAGCTCACCGAGCGCGAGCGGGAGGTGTTCCTCGCGATCGCGCAGGGACTCACGAACGGCGAGATCGCCCAGCGGTTCTTCCTCGGCGAGTCGACGGTCAAGACGCACGTGGGGCGCGTGCTGGCCAAGCTCGGCGCGCGAGACCGCATCCACCTGGTGATCCTCGCCTACGAGGCGGGGCTGGTCTGA
- a CDS encoding histidine kinase: MSSPRSRSSDVLADDGLRLPRPPGVIRRFWARHPLFADILIALFCLTASFGVNAIPGDPDPVMPPVVSAVLGLVTVASCVLLVWRRTRTTTAVVAAIIVDLTLLVTTGSTGSPMFTVAVYTVAVYRSTRRAWIWLGAGCAAVTALALAMLLGGDLTLQDLWNAMLSVTVPGVIGVLIGMNIGGRRRYLEAIIDRSRQLLVERDQQAQLAAAAERDRIAREMHDIVSHSLTVVVALSEGAAATDDRSRSRDASLAAARTARSALTEMRSMLGVLRDGDSDASLAPLEPASPAATVAAAQAAGFPASIAVRGDPDPAPAVRFAVGRIVQEGVTNAIRHAPSATAIDVRIDHDATPLIIEIVNDGATGESSEAGFGLRGLAERAALLGGRVVSAPAGAGRWMLRAELPHRTRELLEGAGS, from the coding sequence GTGTCTTCACCGCGCAGCCGCAGCTCGGACGTCCTCGCAGACGACGGGCTGCGGCTGCCGCGTCCGCCGGGGGTGATCAGGCGGTTCTGGGCCAGGCATCCGCTCTTCGCCGACATCCTCATCGCCCTGTTCTGCCTGACGGCCTCATTCGGCGTCAACGCGATCCCGGGCGATCCCGACCCGGTGATGCCGCCGGTCGTGAGCGCTGTGCTTGGCCTCGTGACCGTCGCCTCGTGCGTCCTGCTCGTGTGGCGGCGCACCCGCACGACCACCGCCGTCGTGGCAGCGATCATCGTCGACCTCACTCTTCTCGTGACCACGGGTTCGACCGGTTCTCCGATGTTCACGGTCGCGGTCTACACCGTCGCCGTGTACCGCTCGACGCGCCGCGCGTGGATCTGGCTGGGCGCCGGCTGCGCGGCGGTGACCGCGCTGGCCCTCGCGATGCTGCTCGGCGGCGACCTCACCCTGCAGGACCTGTGGAACGCCATGCTCTCGGTCACGGTGCCGGGCGTGATCGGCGTTCTCATCGGCATGAACATCGGCGGTCGCCGCCGCTACCTCGAGGCGATCATCGACCGGTCCCGGCAGCTGCTCGTCGAGCGCGATCAGCAGGCGCAGCTGGCGGCGGCCGCAGAGCGCGACCGCATCGCGCGCGAGATGCACGACATCGTGTCGCATTCGCTGACCGTCGTCGTGGCGCTGTCAGAGGGCGCGGCCGCCACCGACGACCGCAGCCGCTCTCGCGATGCGTCGCTCGCAGCCGCCCGCACCGCCCGTTCCGCTCTCACCGAGATGCGCTCGATGCTCGGTGTGCTGCGCGACGGCGACTCGGATGCCTCACTCGCACCCCTCGAGCCCGCCAGCCCCGCCGCGACCGTGGCGGCCGCCCAGGCCGCCGGATTCCCGGCATCCATCGCCGTTCGAGGCGACCCCGACCCCGCTCCCGCCGTGCGATTCGCGGTCGGGCGCATCGTGCAGGAGGGCGTCACGAACGCCATCCGTCACGCGCCGTCCGCCACGGCCATCGACGTGCGCATCGACCACGACGCGACGCCGCTGATCATCGAGATCGTCAACGACGGTGCGACCGGAGAATCGTCCGAGGCCGGATTCGGCCTGCGCGGACTGGCTGAGCGGGCCGCCCTGCTCGGCGGCCGGGTCGTATCTGCTCCGGCAGGCGCCGGGCGATGGATGCTGCGCGCCGAACTGCCGCATCGCACCCGCGAGCTGCTCGAAGGAGCGGGGTCGTGA
- a CDS encoding ABC transporter permease subunit, translated as MTAIQARATHIPTTASHVSLGRQLRSELIKLLSVRGTWWSVVIVAVLTVGIAVLFGANLPEGMRDPIMVIVAPVQFTMLLAGILGVISVTGEYSTGMIRSTLTANPRRGSVLAAKAAVLAAFLFAVSLVIFVAAALIVTPILAADGVTFDWATPDAAILPILSASAAMALFSLIGVGLGFLLRSGAGAIAATVGIIFVLPVIFSLVGSFLPDLTWLIDAANYLPASAAPSAILPSDMSALNAAESWLTLGGWAAVSLLAGWATLRGRDA; from the coding sequence ATGACCGCCATCCAGGCCCGCGCCACGCACATCCCCACCACCGCATCGCACGTCTCGCTCGGTCGCCAGCTGCGCAGCGAGCTCATCAAACTGCTCTCGGTGCGCGGCACCTGGTGGTCGGTCGTGATCGTAGCGGTGCTCACCGTCGGCATCGCGGTGCTCTTCGGCGCCAACCTGCCCGAGGGCATGCGCGACCCGATCATGGTGATCGTCGCACCCGTGCAGTTCACCATGCTTCTCGCCGGCATCCTCGGGGTCATCTCGGTCACCGGTGAATACTCGACCGGCATGATCCGCTCGACCCTCACCGCCAACCCGCGACGCGGCTCGGTGCTCGCCGCGAAGGCCGCTGTGCTCGCCGCGTTCCTGTTCGCCGTGTCGCTAGTGATCTTCGTCGCCGCTGCGCTGATCGTCACGCCGATCCTCGCCGCCGACGGCGTGACGTTCGACTGGGCGACGCCGGATGCGGCGATCCTGCCCATCCTCTCGGCATCCGCCGCCATGGCGCTGTTCTCGCTGATCGGCGTCGGCCTCGGCTTCCTGCTGCGCTCCGGCGCCGGCGCGATCGCCGCCACGGTCGGCATCATCTTCGTGCTGCCCGTGATCTTCAGCCTGGTCGGCTCGTTCCTGCCCGACCTCACCTGGCTGATCGACGCGGCCAACTACCTGCCGGCATCCGCTGCGCCCAGTGCGATCCTGCCCTCCGACATGTCTGCGCTGAACGCCGCCGAGTCGTGGCTGACGCTCGGCGGATGGGCTGCGGTCTCGCTGCTCGCCGGCTGGGCGACGCTGCGTGGACGGGACGCCTGA
- a CDS encoding ABC transporter ATP-binding protein, translating to MITAEGLGKRYGDKIAVDDVSFTVRPGSVTGFLGPNGAGKSTTMRMIVGLDRPTSGRVMINGQSYTDLKSPLGEVGVLLDAKAVHTGRSARNHLRAMAATHGIPASRVDEVIEITGIGSVARKRAGGFSLGMGQRLGIAAALLGDPHTLILDEPVNGLDPEGVRWVRQFVRHAASEGRTVLLSSHLMSEMAQTADHVIVLGRGKVLADAPLPDLVRAWTTERVHVRSPRAAELADALAGTDVEVTSSDRFTLDVTGLPASRIGDIAADRGIAVHELTPTSGSLEDAYLALTGDSVEYRTREVPQDVAPLEEARA from the coding sequence ATGATCACAGCAGAAGGCCTCGGCAAGAGGTACGGAGACAAGATCGCCGTCGACGACGTGTCGTTCACGGTGCGCCCGGGCAGCGTCACGGGCTTCCTGGGGCCGAACGGCGCCGGCAAATCGACCACGATGCGCATGATCGTGGGGCTCGATCGTCCGACATCCGGTCGCGTCATGATCAACGGCCAGAGCTACACCGACCTGAAGTCGCCGCTGGGCGAAGTGGGCGTGCTGCTCGACGCCAAGGCCGTGCACACCGGCCGCAGCGCCCGCAACCACCTGCGCGCCATGGCTGCGACGCACGGCATCCCGGCCTCCCGCGTCGACGAGGTGATCGAGATCACCGGAATCGGCTCGGTCGCTCGCAAGCGCGCAGGCGGCTTCTCGCTCGGCATGGGCCAGCGGCTCGGCATCGCGGCAGCCCTGCTCGGTGACCCGCACACGCTCATCCTCGACGAGCCGGTCAACGGCCTCGATCCCGAAGGCGTGCGCTGGGTGCGGCAGTTCGTCCGCCATGCGGCATCCGAGGGGCGCACCGTGCTTCTCTCGAGCCACCTGATGAGTGAGATGGCGCAGACCGCCGACCACGTGATCGTGCTCGGCCGCGGCAAGGTTCTCGCGGACGCGCCGCTGCCCGACCTCGTGCGCGCCTGGACCACCGAGCGCGTGCACGTGCGCAGCCCTCGCGCGGCAGAACTCGCTGACGCGCTGGCCGGCACCGACGTCGAGGTCACGAGCAGCGACCGGTTCACGCTCGACGTGACGGGACTGCCGGCGTCGCGCATCGGAGACATCGCCGCCGACCGCGGCATCGCCGTGCATGAACTCACCCCCACGAGCGGCTCGCTCGAAGACGCCTACCTCGCCCTCACCGGCGACTCCGTCGAATACCGCACCCGCGAGGTCCCGCAGGACGTCGCCCCTCTCGAGGAGGCCCGCGCATGA
- a CDS encoding IclR family transcriptional regulator yields the protein MGRGFDVLSAVADVVADGRPATVSEIATMLGRERSQVSRSLTALDKQGFITRGAGRGYTLAWSWYATAQELTAHRMHQHGLAVLDDLATTVGEAAFLGVLQGSTTLTVLESLPPTTRMIGSWIGRSYPAYCSDAGRATLWDASDDEVRAVFSSTTFRTQGPNTPTSVDDLLERLRADRERGYCIVDQEAEPGLYSVAAPVWDFRQEVVAAVQVVGAYDDLVGRSAECGDACARAAAALSELLGAR from the coding sequence ATGGGCCGAGGATTCGATGTTCTCAGCGCTGTGGCGGACGTCGTCGCAGACGGCCGTCCCGCTACCGTCTCCGAGATCGCGACCATGCTCGGTCGCGAGCGATCCCAGGTGTCGCGCTCTCTGACGGCGCTGGACAAGCAGGGGTTCATCACTCGCGGCGCGGGACGCGGCTACACCCTGGCGTGGTCCTGGTATGCGACCGCGCAGGAGCTCACGGCTCACCGGATGCATCAGCACGGGCTCGCCGTACTGGATGACCTCGCCACCACGGTCGGCGAAGCCGCCTTCCTCGGCGTGCTGCAGGGCAGCACGACCCTGACGGTGCTGGAGAGTCTTCCGCCCACGACGCGGATGATCGGCTCCTGGATCGGACGTTCCTACCCGGCGTACTGCAGCGATGCGGGTCGCGCCACCCTGTGGGACGCGTCCGACGATGAGGTGCGCGCCGTCTTCTCCTCGACGACGTTCCGCACGCAGGGTCCGAACACGCCGACGTCGGTCGATGACCTCCTGGAGCGGCTTCGCGCGGATCGCGAGCGCGGGTACTGCATCGTCGATCAGGAGGCGGAACCAGGACTGTACTCGGTCGCGGCGCCGGTCTGGGACTTCCGCCAGGAGGTGGTCGCGGCGGTACAGGTGGTCGGTGCGTATGACGACCTGGTGGGGCGCTCCGCCGAGTGCGGTGACGCATGCGCGCGGGCGGCTGCAGCGCTCAGCGAGCTGCTCGGTGCTCGCTAG
- a CDS encoding IclR family transcriptional regulator domain-containing protein: protein MTSSLTQGLSLLGAVIDQERRNQPGLNASRLAEQTGIERSRVSRLSRELRAREMLHRDETAALSAGSAFFRTASALNAGWLRASRPALRSLSSGLGVHALITVANGPRAMLLRYELASDDFDRSIRDGLVTPIWCTGAGRALLWDHSASDLRSLLDGVQFSGVGGPHAPRSVDEVHDRLERDREAGVISADQEYDEGVDEYAVPIRHRGAVIASLAVRGRHRPAGISRAMRATLVHLAGELSTAADAD, encoded by the coding sequence ATGACGTCGTCTCTGACTCAGGGCCTGAGTCTGCTGGGTGCTGTCATCGATCAGGAGCGGCGCAACCAGCCCGGTCTGAACGCGTCCCGCCTGGCCGAGCAGACGGGGATCGAACGAAGCAGGGTGTCGCGCCTCAGTCGCGAACTGCGCGCTCGCGAGATGCTGCATCGTGATGAGACGGCGGCTCTCTCGGCAGGCAGCGCGTTCTTCCGGACGGCGTCAGCGCTGAACGCGGGCTGGCTGCGCGCCTCGCGTCCAGCACTTCGGTCGCTCAGCTCCGGGCTCGGCGTCCATGCGCTGATCACCGTGGCGAACGGGCCCCGTGCGATGCTCCTGCGCTACGAGCTCGCGTCGGACGACTTCGATCGTTCCATCCGTGACGGGCTGGTGACCCCGATCTGGTGCACCGGCGCAGGACGCGCCCTGCTCTGGGATCACTCCGCGTCCGACCTGCGCAGCCTGCTCGACGGCGTGCAGTTCAGCGGTGTGGGCGGCCCGCACGCCCCACGCTCCGTCGACGAGGTGCACGACCGTCTCGAGCGCGACCGGGAGGCAGGCGTCATCTCCGCCGACCAGGAGTACGACGAAGGCGTCGACGAGTACGCCGTGCCGATCCGGCATCGAGGAGCGGTCATCGCGTCATTGGCGGTGAGGGGCAGGCACCGGCCGGCGGGCATCAGCCGTGCGATGCGTGCGACGCTCGTGCACCTGGCGGGCGAGCTGTCGACCGCCGCGGATGCGGACTAG